The following coding sequences are from one Methanonatronarchaeum thermophilum window:
- a CDS encoding 4Fe-4S binding protein, translated as MKTGVLFCTCNGRVDVRYKDVKKVEGAEVVELVDVGCGESGLEVLKRDIERNDLDSVVVGCSYGGGGFVDACSEVGVKPENVGFVNLRDLCLSVGGKEGVEAAKRAVAGEIEKLSSLEHPRDMAVNIGESVFVVGGGDVVDRVVDYLSRDLDVVQLVPEDIDVGYERLVGGQSVYQGDVFKVEGRVGGLEVGVSKESAVDLDMCIGCDRCRLECDLDAFTSGYRVLDVCDECMDCVDVCPVDAIEIGRNEKRLFETDQVLFSEDSLGLGVDELPSGVYVLGEDGLEGVSSVLERAGGFRKDVWLDVKHELCNSVGPGGSEGCSYCMDLCPADAVWIDGEGVHFDRVECTGCGLCSSICPLSVPNHKMSNKSYFNVVDSVLYEKGGLLRKDPLDKHVVLFGSREGLREYGKAVRSGVEVSPYIPIEVRPGSLSAALVVYTACKADGVVVLGQVSPAVDMAQAIVDELGVGRVGVMAGGVDVSWLDMFYRSVVTGNRIGVSRPDSYENREALVGLLEELDVEGVVEGRYSFGFVDVSGDCTLCNACANACQTGALIRKDNELVFRHERCTGCGLCIEVCPEDAVDIDYLIDFDSLGVDVGLVESEMMCCKECGKEFISMEAYRKVVDSLESAGGSKSEDRVGLIEYCEDCRPMVALRDLGSPGDDL; from the coding sequence TTGAAAACTGGTGTGTTGTTTTGTACTTGTAATGGTAGGGTTGATGTTAGGTATAAGGATGTTAAGAAGGTTGAGGGAGCTGAGGTTGTTGAGTTGGTTGATGTTGGGTGTGGTGAGTCTGGGTTGGAGGTTTTGAAGAGGGATATTGAGAGAAACGATTTGGATTCTGTTGTTGTTGGTTGTAGTTATGGTGGGGGTGGGTTTGTTGATGCTTGTTCTGAGGTTGGGGTTAAGCCTGAGAATGTTGGTTTTGTTAATTTAAGGGATCTTTGTTTGTCTGTTGGTGGTAAAGAGGGTGTTGAGGCTGCGAAAAGGGCTGTTGCAGGTGAGATTGAGAAGTTAAGTTCTTTGGAACATCCTAGGGATATGGCTGTTAATATTGGGGAGAGTGTGTTTGTTGTTGGTGGTGGAGATGTTGTGGATAGAGTGGTTGATTACTTATCTCGTGATTTGGATGTAGTTCAGTTGGTTCCGGAGGATATCGATGTTGGTTATGAGCGGTTGGTTGGTGGGCAATCGGTTTATCAAGGCGATGTTTTTAAGGTTGAGGGTCGTGTTGGGGGTCTTGAGGTTGGTGTGTCTAAGGAGAGTGCTGTTGATTTAGATATGTGTATAGGTTGTGATAGGTGTCGTTTGGAATGTGATTTAGATGCTTTTACATCGGGCTATAGGGTTTTAGATGTTTGTGATGAATGTATGGATTGTGTTGATGTATGTCCGGTTGATGCTATTGAGATTGGTAGGAATGAGAAAAGGTTGTTTGAAACGGATCAGGTTTTGTTTTCGGAAGATTCATTAGGTTTAGGTGTTGATGAACTCCCATCCGGGGTCTATGTGTTGGGTGAAGATGGTTTAGAGGGTGTTTCAAGTGTTTTAGAGAGGGCTGGGGGTTTCCGAAAGGATGTTTGGCTTGATGTGAAGCATGAGTTGTGTAACAGTGTTGGTCCAGGTGGTAGTGAAGGCTGTTCCTATTGCATGGATTTATGTCCGGCTGATGCTGTTTGGATTGATGGTGAGGGGGTTCATTTTGATAGGGTTGAGTGCACCGGCTGTGGGTTGTGTTCTTCTATCTGTCCGCTTTCTGTTCCGAACCACAAGATGTCTAATAAATCGTATTTCAATGTGGTTGACAGTGTTTTGTATGAGAAGGGTGGTTTGTTGAGAAAGGATCCATTGGATAAACATGTTGTTTTGTTTGGATCTAGAGAGGGGTTGAGAGAGTATGGTAAGGCTGTTCGTAGTGGTGTGGAAGTTTCGCCTTACATACCTATTGAGGTGAGGCCTGGTAGTTTATCTGCTGCTTTGGTTGTATATACGGCGTGTAAGGCTGATGGTGTTGTTGTTTTGGGTCAGGTTTCTCCAGCGGTTGATATGGCTCAAGCGATAGTTGATGAACTTGGTGTTGGTAGGGTTGGTGTGATGGCTGGTGGGGTTGATGTTTCTTGGCTGGATATGTTTTATCGATCTGTTGTAACTGGTAACCGGATTGGTGTGAGCCGTCCGGATAGCTATGAGAATAGGGAGGCTCTTGTTGGTTTGTTAGAGGAGTTGGATGTTGAGGGGGTTGTAGAGGGTAGGTATTCTTTCGGTTTTGTTGATGTTTCAGGTGACTGTACGCTCTGTAATGCTTGTGCGAATGCATGTCAAACCGGTGCGTTGATCCGTAAGGATAATGAACTGGTTTTTCGACATGAGAGGTGTACTGGCTGTGGGTTGTGTATTGAGGTGTGTCCTGAAGACGCCGTTGATATCGATTACCTAATAGATTTCGACAGTCTTGGTGTTGATGTTGGTTTGGTTGAATCTGAGATGATGTGTTGTAAGGAGTGTGGGAAGGAATTTATAAGTATGGAGGCATACAGGAAGGTTGTGGATTCTCTTGAGAGTGCTGGTGGCTCCAAATCTGAGGATAGGGTTGGTTTGATTGAGTATTGTGAGGATTGTAGGCCTATGGTTGCTCTCCGTGATCTTGGAAGTCCAGGTGATGATTTATGA
- a CDS encoding TorD/DmsD family molecular chaperone, which produces MNIEELFELRKYYYSFLQRMFLEEPPRVMAEDLASGDFLIPDEEENPWLDSDMVRGFGLIEDYMESHDDPDLIKKDLDREFTRIFLGPVKKEVIPYESFYVDGELRSDSLLEVKKFLRKIQYGKTEDFSKTEDHIAFEFDVMRHLCDRALDGDEDAIVYQREFLEDHIFVWVPDMCGDLVESDESSFYEAVGLITNGFLSFERDNFVGITGD; this is translated from the coding sequence ATGAATATTGAAGAGCTGTTTGAACTTAGGAAGTATTATTATAGTTTTTTGCAAAGGATGTTTTTAGAGGAACCTCCTCGAGTGATGGCTGAGGATTTGGCTTCTGGAGATTTTTTGATTCCAGATGAAGAGGAAAATCCTTGGTTGGATAGTGATATGGTTAGGGGTTTTGGTTTGATTGAGGATTATATGGAGAGCCATGATGACCCTGATTTGATTAAGAAGGATTTGGATCGGGAGTTTACAAGGATTTTTTTAGGGCCTGTGAAGAAGGAGGTTATTCCTTATGAATCTTTTTATGTTGATGGTGAGTTGAGGTCTGATTCTCTTCTTGAGGTTAAGAAGTTCCTTAGGAAGATTCAGTATGGGAAGACTGAGGATTTCAGTAAGACTGAGGATCATATCGCTTTTGAGTTTGATGTGATGCGGCATCTTTGTGATAGGGCTTTAGATGGAGATGAGGATGCTATTGTTTATCAGAGGGAGTTTTTAGAGGACCATATATTTGTTTGGGTTCCTGATATGTGTGGTGATTTGGTTGAGTCTGATGAGTCTAGTTTTTATGAGGCTGTGGGTCTCATAACAAATGGTTTTCTCAGTTTTGAGAGGGATAATTTTGTGGGGATAACTGGGGATTAA
- a CDS encoding molybdopterin-dependent oxidoreductase: MDKPENKSLIDKAKLKRRTFLKATALTTAAGLAGYSKSRDYFDGMIGSVDAAPEGDEELVKTICTNCSLGCGLKARVVDGEFVGQEAWKEHPVNRGGMCSKGNAEHQLVKTPNRVEAPMLKEGGDWQRLDWDTALDDIADKLLDIREEYGPDSVMWMGSAKISNEEAYMFRKLTAFWGTNNVDHQARICHSTTVFGLANTWGYGAQTNNVNDLSNTKCAFFIGSNAAEAHPATMRHVIEAREENDAKIVVADPRYTKTAAQADLYVPFRSGTDIPLIMYVIKKAIDEGKYDEEMIENRTYGFPVLKEAIENYDKETVSNICGTPEDKLEELADILIENSGEDGPMAIQYSMGSTQHSKGAQNTRIYAILQLVLGNMGKPGGGLNALRGHDNVQGATDMCILSHTLPAYYGLDEGAWKHWCKVWDVDYDWISDRFENKELMETDGFTVSRWYEGVIKDEDEIDQPNNVKAVVVWGHSLNSITEMEREKQALDEADLVVIVNPYPSAASALTDREDDLYLLPACTQLEEEGSVSSTSRQQQWRFKVTDPIEDSKPDYEIMLELADRFGFKDEFAKNRDGDWEDMPEDVTREINMGCKTIQYTGGTPETLKGHAEYSHHFDPDTLQAEGGEYDGDFFGKPWPCWNEDHPGTPILYRNDIPVSEGGHDFRVRFTTESPTREELLDGLNDMMQEIVEPVVDEIAEVSMLSGENGHDQLADEYGIEGSWSNDLETDYKEALDANKVPSGRGKARIYIWEWANQGGDGLPVHREPINSPRPDLIEEYPTYADRENHYRLTTEFETKQQERKDDAEEYPLVLTSGRQVEHMGGGAGTRQSWWLVELQPEMYVEINPRNANDLNIRDEDIVWVETREGKILVKAKVTRRPMEDHVFLPYHWFGIFGGEDRTDYYPEDKIPYGIGEPANKVCNYGYAWTSQMQETKAGICKIEKASSEDASRYHEIYEKRS, from the coding sequence ATGGATAAACCAGAAAACAAAAGTCTAATAGATAAAGCAAAACTTAAACGGCGGACCTTCTTAAAGGCAACCGCCCTCACAACAGCCGCCGGACTGGCGGGCTACTCAAAATCCCGCGACTACTTCGACGGCATGATAGGATCAGTCGACGCAGCTCCAGAAGGAGATGAAGAGCTAGTGAAGACAATATGTACAAACTGTTCACTAGGCTGCGGCCTAAAAGCAAGAGTCGTAGATGGAGAATTCGTCGGACAAGAAGCATGGAAAGAACATCCAGTAAACAGAGGAGGAATGTGCTCCAAAGGAAACGCAGAACACCAACTAGTAAAAACACCAAACAGAGTAGAAGCACCAATGCTCAAAGAAGGAGGCGACTGGCAAAGACTGGATTGGGACACCGCATTAGACGACATAGCTGACAAACTACTCGACATAAGAGAAGAATACGGTCCAGACTCAGTAATGTGGATGGGTTCAGCAAAAATCAGCAACGAAGAAGCATACATGTTCAGAAAACTAACCGCATTCTGGGGAACAAACAACGTAGACCATCAAGCAAGAATATGCCACTCAACAACAGTCTTCGGACTCGCCAACACATGGGGATACGGCGCCCAAACAAACAACGTAAACGACCTTTCAAACACAAAATGTGCATTCTTCATAGGGTCCAACGCAGCAGAAGCTCACCCAGCAACAATGAGACACGTAATAGAAGCAAGAGAAGAAAACGACGCAAAAATAGTAGTTGCAGACCCAAGATACACAAAAACAGCAGCACAAGCAGACCTATACGTACCATTCAGATCCGGAACCGACATACCACTAATAATGTACGTAATCAAAAAAGCCATAGACGAAGGTAAGTACGACGAAGAAATGATAGAAAACCGGACATATGGATTCCCAGTACTAAAAGAAGCCATAGAAAACTACGACAAAGAAACAGTCTCAAACATATGCGGAACACCAGAAGATAAACTCGAAGAACTAGCAGACATATTGATAGAAAACAGCGGCGAAGACGGTCCAATGGCAATTCAATACTCAATGGGGTCAACACAACACAGCAAAGGAGCACAAAACACCAGAATATACGCAATACTACAACTAGTACTAGGGAACATGGGTAAACCAGGTGGAGGACTAAACGCATTAAGAGGCCACGACAACGTACAAGGCGCAACAGACATGTGTATACTATCACACACACTACCAGCCTACTACGGATTAGATGAAGGCGCATGGAAACATTGGTGCAAAGTCTGGGACGTAGACTACGACTGGATATCAGACAGATTCGAAAACAAAGAACTAATGGAAACAGACGGCTTCACAGTATCAAGATGGTATGAAGGCGTTATAAAAGACGAAGACGAAATAGACCAACCAAACAACGTAAAAGCAGTCGTCGTATGGGGACACAGCCTCAACTCCATAACCGAGATGGAAAGAGAAAAACAAGCACTAGACGAAGCAGACCTCGTCGTAATCGTAAACCCATACCCATCAGCAGCATCCGCATTAACAGACCGAGAAGACGACCTATACCTACTACCAGCCTGCACACAACTAGAAGAAGAAGGAAGCGTAAGCAGTACATCAAGACAACAACAATGGAGATTCAAAGTAACAGACCCAATAGAAGACAGCAAACCAGACTACGAAATAATGCTAGAACTAGCCGACAGATTCGGATTTAAAGATGAGTTCGCTAAAAACAGAGACGGCGATTGGGAAGATATGCCCGAAGACGTCACAAGAGAAATCAACATGGGCTGCAAAACAATCCAATACACCGGAGGAACCCCAGAAACCCTCAAAGGCCACGCAGAATACAGCCACCACTTCGATCCAGACACACTACAAGCAGAAGGAGGAGAATACGACGGAGACTTCTTCGGAAAACCATGGCCATGTTGGAACGAAGACCACCCAGGAACACCGATACTCTACAGAAACGACATACCTGTATCAGAAGGAGGACACGACTTCCGAGTTCGATTCACAACCGAATCACCAACTAGAGAAGAACTACTCGACGGCCTAAACGACATGATGCAAGAGATAGTGGAGCCAGTAGTAGACGAAATAGCAGAAGTTAGCATGCTATCAGGAGAAAACGGACACGACCAACTAGCAGATGAATACGGAATAGAAGGAAGCTGGTCAAACGATTTAGAAACAGATTACAAAGAGGCATTAGATGCTAACAAAGTGCCAAGCGGACGTGGAAAAGCAAGAATCTACATTTGGGAATGGGCAAACCAAGGTGGAGATGGATTACCTGTACACCGTGAACCAATCAACAGTCCAAGACCAGACCTAATAGAAGAATACCCAACATACGCAGACCGAGAAAACCACTACCGACTTACAACAGAATTTGAAACAAAACAACAAGAAAGAAAAGACGATGCAGAAGAATACCCACTCGTACTAACAAGCGGTCGTCAAGTCGAACACATGGGTGGTGGAGCCGGAACAAGACAATCTTGGTGGCTTGTAGAACTACAACCTGAAATGTATGTAGAAATCAACCCAAGAAATGCAAACGACCTCAACATAAGAGATGAAGACATAGTATGGGTTGAAACAAGAGAAGGTAAGATACTTGTCAAAGCCAAAGTTACACGGAGACCGATGGAAGACCACGTATTCCTACCATACCACTGGTTCGGAATCTTCGGAGGAGAAGACCGAACAGACTACTACCCCGAAGACAAGATTCCATATGGAATTGGAGAACCAGCAAACAAAGTATGCAACTATGGATATGCATGGACCAGCCAGATGCAAGAAACGAAAGCAGGAATCTGTAAAATAGAGAAAGCCAGTAGCGAAGACGCAAGCAGATACCACGAAATCTACGAAAAAAGAAGCTAA
- a CDS encoding 4Fe-4S dicluster domain-containing protein, whose amino-acid sequence MVENTYGFLVDVSRCIECGGCEVACKREQGVERGVNWRKVVTVDEGVEGKEEHWPMSCLHCSDAPCATICPVDAIDQRDDGIVTVDEDECIGCGYCIYACPFGAPQFGRDGVTGSKGVMNKCTFCVDRIDEGKEPACAANCVTGAILAGDMTEITDEYKERVAKTGKPIVSP is encoded by the coding sequence ATGGTAGAAAATACATATGGATTCCTCGTTGACGTATCACGCTGCATAGAGTGTGGAGGTTGCGAGGTCGCCTGTAAAAGAGAACAAGGAGTAGAGAGAGGCGTAAACTGGCGGAAAGTAGTTACAGTAGACGAAGGAGTTGAAGGCAAAGAAGAACACTGGCCCATGTCATGCCTACACTGCTCAGACGCACCCTGCGCCACAATATGCCCAGTTGACGCAATTGACCAAAGAGACGATGGAATCGTCACAGTAGACGAAGACGAATGCATCGGATGTGGATACTGCATATACGCATGTCCATTCGGCGCACCACAGTTCGGAAGAGACGGCGTAACAGGAAGTAAAGGAGTAATGAACAAATGCACATTCTGTGTAGACAGAATAGATGAAGGAAAAGAACCAGCATGCGCTGCAAACTGTGTAACCGGGGCAATACTAGCAGGCGACATGACCGAGATCACCGATGAATACAAAGAAAGAGTCGCAAAAACCGGAAAACCAATAGTGAGTCCCTGA
- a CDS encoding formate dehydrogenase subunit gamma, which produces MTEYLKRFSPKQVYVHFLYAVSVLVLYVTGLPIFFPDQLGWILTIMGGAEVTMVIHRIAAVVMAFSVIYFLIYAAIATIIYDKGILKRVLPTPTDIKDLMLDVKYAFGLSGKKPRLPKYGYLEKTEVWIIGVEAVIFIVTGLVLWFPTLFLEFMSLQTVLAFRYIHGAFAVLSLAGFLFHFMNVHMHPEKYPIEMSIFSGDMEKQEAQEEHPKWVEGGQ; this is translated from the coding sequence ATGACAGAATACCTAAAAAGATTCTCACCAAAACAAGTATACGTACACTTCCTATACGCAGTGTCAGTACTAGTCCTCTACGTAACAGGCCTACCCATATTCTTCCCAGACCAACTGGGCTGGATACTAACAATAATGGGTGGAGCCGAAGTGACAATGGTCATCCACCGAATTGCAGCAGTCGTAATGGCGTTCTCAGTAATATACTTCCTGATATACGCTGCAATCGCAACCATAATATACGACAAAGGCATCCTAAAAAGAGTATTACCAACACCCACCGACATAAAAGACCTAATGCTAGACGTAAAATACGCCTTCGGTCTTTCAGGTAAAAAACCAAGACTACCAAAATACGGATACCTAGAGAAAACCGAAGTATGGATAATAGGGGTGGAAGCAGTAATATTCATCGTAACCGGTCTAGTACTCTGGTTCCCAACACTATTCCTCGAATTCATGTCATTACAAACAGTACTCGCATTCCGATACATACACGGAGCATTCGCCGTACTAAGCCTCGCTGGATTCCTATTCCACTTCATGAACGTACACATGCATCCAGAGAAATACCCAATCGAAATGTCAATATTCTCCGGCGACATGGAGAAACAAGAAGCACAAGAAGAACATCCAAAATGGGTAGAAGGAGGCCAATAA
- the ahbA gene encoding siroheme decarboxylase subunit alpha: MLERLQSDFPVIEKPFHKIASDLDIEPQEVVSRVKHLKNQGYIRRIAPIIDSREIGLTGTLVAMKVPENRIEEVAETVNQYIEVSHNYQRNHEYNLWYTLSTTSRQKIDQIIDEISRETGIDEIIELPSLQMYKIGVSFSFTDK, translated from the coding sequence TTGCTTGAAAGGTTACAGTCTGATTTCCCTGTGATCGAAAAACCGTTTCACAAAATCGCTAGTGATTTAGATATAGAGCCACAGGAAGTTGTTAGTAGAGTAAAACACCTCAAAAACCAGGGATATATCCGCCGGATAGCTCCAATAATCGATTCACGAGAAATAGGTTTAACAGGTACTTTAGTAGCTATGAAGGTTCCTGAAAACCGGATTGAAGAGGTAGCGGAAACAGTAAACCAATACATTGAGGTATCGCACAACTACCAACGAAACCATGAATACAACCTATGGTATACACTATCAACAACCAGTAGACAGAAAATAGATCAAATAATCGATGAGATCTCAAGAGAAACTGGTATAGACGAAATAATTGAACTACCATCACTACAGATGTACAAAATAGGTGTTTCATTCTCATTTACAGATAAATAA
- the ahbB gene encoding siroheme decarboxylase subunit beta, whose protein sequence is MTELNLNKKEKKVLTALQDGIPITENPYQQIAESIGMETNELLNIVKDLTKQGKVRRFGASINHYKAGKKYNAMIVWDVPNYDVDRIGRKMTEYEEVSHCYERPRRKDWNYNLFTMVHGESEGETQEIAKKISKDLNLHEYELIYSTREFKKTGVKLPKQKTKQK, encoded by the coding sequence ATGACCGAACTAAACCTAAATAAAAAGGAAAAAAAAGTTTTAACAGCTCTACAAGACGGAATCCCGATAACTGAAAACCCATATCAACAGATCGCTGAATCAATAGGGATGGAAACAAACGAACTTCTAAATATCGTTAAAGACCTAACTAAACAAGGTAAGGTAAGAAGATTTGGAGCTTCTATAAACCACTACAAAGCCGGAAAAAAATACAACGCGATGATTGTATGGGACGTACCAAACTACGATGTGGATAGAATCGGCCGTAAAATGACCGAGTACGAAGAAGTGTCACATTGCTACGAAAGACCACGTAGAAAAGACTGGAACTACAACCTATTCACAATGGTCCATGGTGAAAGCGAAGGGGAAACACAGGAAATAGCGAAAAAGATAAGCAAAGACCTCAACCTACATGAATACGAACTGATATATAGCACTAGAGAGTTCAAAAAAACAGGTGTAAAACTACCCAAACAAAAAACAAAACAAAAATGA
- a CDS encoding precorrin-2 dehydrogenase/sirohydrochlorin ferrochelatase family protein: MKPLIVSLENKKIVIFGGGSVGLRKAKYFKETKLTVVSDRFHPEFKKLDVTQKQTKITPKNINRFIENAFLVIPALDNKELNNKITKQAMSKNILVNQVDGEEGDVIIPSTIQDEYLISISSLGRSPAFCKYMRKKLEKELGPEYGLMVKLQDEIRETLKKEIKNQKERQEILWRVIESEEIWSLLRKNFYQKAVKKSREIIGERNG, encoded by the coding sequence ATGAAGCCATTAATTGTATCACTTGAAAACAAAAAAATAGTTATTTTTGGCGGCGGCTCGGTAGGACTACGTAAGGCCAAGTACTTCAAGGAAACAAAACTAACCGTAGTCAGCGACAGATTCCACCCAGAATTTAAAAAACTCGATGTAACACAAAAACAAACTAAGATAACTCCAAAAAACATAAATAGATTTATAGAAAACGCATTCCTCGTAATTCCAGCATTAGACAACAAAGAACTGAACAATAAAATCACAAAACAAGCGATGTCGAAAAACATACTAGTCAATCAGGTTGATGGTGAAGAAGGAGACGTAATAATCCCATCAACCATCCAAGACGAATACCTGATATCTATATCAAGTTTAGGAAGAAGTCCAGCCTTCTGTAAATACATGCGAAAAAAACTCGAAAAGGAGTTAGGACCTGAATATGGATTGATGGTGAAACTTCAAGATGAAATCCGAGAAACACTTAAAAAAGAAATAAAAAACCAAAAAGAGAGACAGGAAATATTATGGAGAGTAATCGAATCAGAAGAAATCTGGAGTTTATTACGAAAGAACTTTTACCAAAAAGCTGTTAAGAAAAGTAGAGAAATCATAGGAGAGAGAAATGGTTAA
- the hemA gene encoding glutamyl-tRNA reductase, with amino-acid sequence MVNVLGLLVTHKWAEIGQLECIRIGDTDEVVNELLSYEGVNECAVLKTCHRVEIYIVPDTLQKGREILLDYIGNQTEIDIDRYVRFYAGKKLLHHMLRLASGLESMVIGEDQILGQLSETYQQSREHGAVQETLSLAFEKSINVGKLVRNETKINEGCVSVGSAAVDLAEEILNDLTGKKVLIIGAGEMATLVAQSLNEHNLGGVTVANRTYERAKNLSRKIDGQPIKYNQYTNHLPHVDIIITATGAPHPIIKRDDIENVNGNKLIIIDISNPRDVDHKVSEIENVNLFDIDDLTIVTEKNRKKRYKEAEKAEQICKRELELLIRKYEEKKIDDLIATLHERADKIRREEMQKALHKLSLENGQQEIIDDLTRSIKNKILSDPTIALKQAAVERDQKLIETASQIFQIKDEEKNEGIRDNKTKTIDREI; translated from the coding sequence ATGGTTAATGTACTAGGACTCTTGGTAACCCATAAATGGGCTGAAATCGGACAGCTTGAATGCATAAGAATAGGCGATACAGATGAAGTAGTTAATGAATTACTCTCCTATGAAGGTGTAAACGAATGCGCTGTCCTGAAAACATGCCATAGAGTCGAGATATACATAGTTCCAGATACACTTCAAAAAGGCCGAGAAATACTATTAGACTATATCGGAAACCAAACAGAGATAGATATAGATCGTTATGTACGTTTCTATGCCGGAAAAAAACTATTACACCACATGCTAAGACTCGCCTCCGGATTAGAATCGATGGTGATAGGTGAAGACCAAATACTCGGTCAGTTAAGCGAAACATACCAACAATCAAGAGAACATGGAGCAGTTCAAGAAACCCTATCCCTCGCATTCGAAAAATCGATCAACGTCGGTAAACTCGTGCGAAATGAAACAAAAATAAACGAAGGATGCGTCTCAGTCGGCTCCGCTGCAGTAGACCTAGCTGAAGAGATACTCAACGACCTAACAGGAAAAAAAGTATTGATAATAGGAGCAGGAGAGATGGCAACACTCGTCGCCCAATCACTAAACGAACACAACCTCGGTGGCGTAACAGTTGCAAACAGAACATACGAAAGAGCAAAAAACCTTTCACGAAAAATCGATGGCCAGCCAATCAAATACAACCAATACACCAACCACCTCCCCCATGTCGACATAATAATAACCGCAACCGGAGCACCCCACCCAATAATAAAAAGAGATGACATCGAAAACGTAAATGGGAACAAACTGATAATAATAGATATATCAAACCCACGTGATGTCGACCATAAAGTCAGCGAGATAGAAAACGTAAATCTATTCGACATAGATGACCTAACGATAGTTACAGAAAAAAACCGGAAAAAACGATACAAAGAAGCCGAGAAAGCTGAACAGATATGCAAAAGAGAACTCGAACTCTTAATAAGGAAATATGAAGAAAAAAAAATCGACGACCTAATAGCCACCCTACACGAAAGAGCAGACAAAATACGTAGAGAAGAGATGCAGAAAGCATTACATAAACTATCTCTAGAAAACGGACAGCAAGAAATAATCGACGACCTAACACGATCTATAAAAAACAAAATACTCTCCGACCCAACAATAGCCCTAAAACAAGCGGCTGTGGAAAGAGATCAAAAACTAATAGAAACTGCATCACAAATATTCCAAATCAAAGATGAGGAAAAAAATGAAGGTATTCGCGATAACAAGACCAAAACCATCGATAGAGAAATCTAA
- a CDS encoding uroporphyrinogen-III synthase yields MKVFAITRPKPSIEKSKKILKENGYKPKATPTIQLYPEHNQEYKKLIQNILEGETDILILTSQNGVKYFFNGIENQKKFKQKLKEITVYAIGPKTQKALKKHNVDSLIPEIYSSTGLVKQIGNQVDGKHIEIARSNHGSPKLSEGLKKYGATVHDVPIYKVGMPRNKKPIKKLINEINQKQIDIIGFTSQMTVKNYMKVAKELETQNKTVRQMNNMYVAAIGHPTKDILNEYGVKEVIVPKDYLFTEMVKEVNKTIEARK; encoded by the coding sequence ATGAAGGTATTCGCGATAACAAGACCAAAACCATCGATAGAGAAATCTAAAAAAATACTAAAAGAAAATGGATACAAACCCAAAGCAACACCCACAATCCAGTTATATCCCGAACACAACCAAGAATACAAAAAACTAATCCAAAACATACTAGAAGGCGAAACAGATATACTGATTTTAACAAGCCAAAACGGCGTCAAATACTTTTTCAACGGAATAGAAAACCAAAAAAAATTCAAACAAAAACTAAAAGAAATAACAGTCTACGCGATAGGCCCAAAAACACAGAAAGCACTAAAAAAACACAATGTAGATTCCCTAATACCAGAAATATACTCTTCAACAGGACTTGTAAAACAGATCGGAAACCAAGTAGATGGAAAACACATAGAGATCGCTAGAAGCAACCATGGAAGCCCAAAACTCTCAGAAGGCCTAAAGAAATATGGCGCAACAGTACATGATGTACCGATATACAAAGTAGGAATGCCCAGAAACAAAAAACCAATAAAAAAACTAATAAACGAAATAAACCAAAAACAAATCGATATAATCGGTTTCACAAGCCAAATGACAGTTAAAAACTACATGAAAGTCGCCAAAGAACTAGAAACCCAAAACAAAACAGTTAGACAAATGAACAACATGTATGTAGCAGCGATTGGACATCCAACCAAAGACATACTAAATGAATATGGGGTTAAAGAAGTAATAGTTCCTAAAGACTATTTATTTACTGAAATGGTCAAGGAAGTTAACAAAACCATTGAGGCAAGAAAATGA